The Pseudomonas baetica genome includes a region encoding these proteins:
- a CDS encoding DUF1329 domain-containing protein: protein MKRLMTGAAFGLLFLSGLSFSAVSPEQAAQLGKTLTPLGAEKAGNKDGTIPAWTGGLARNTGKVVDGYVENPYAAEKPLFVIDAKNVDKYKDKLSPGQVGMLKRYPDTYRLPVYTTHRSAAVPDTIYKTAAENALTAKVVDVGLVDFKVAYPFPMPQTALEVMWNHITRYRGPIQRYNSIQVTPEKNGDFIPVNFYREFGYRDQVKALQTPDTDNVFYFFKSVVTTPARLAGNVLLVHETLNQVQNPRLAWMYSGGQRRVRRAPQVAYDSPYTGAEGQRVSDNGDMFNGAMDRYDWKLVGKREMYIPYNAYSLMSPKLKYTDIVRPGHINPDLTRYELHRVWEVEATLRPGERHIYAKRSYFIDEDTWQIVLADHYDGRGTLWRVGKGHLTELYDQQIPWLAVETLYDLLNGRYIASGMKNEDHNPMVFGGEAVSSEFTPSALRSTGIR from the coding sequence ATGAAACGCTTAATGACTGGTGCTGCATTCGGGCTGTTGTTTCTGTCCGGTTTATCCTTTTCCGCGGTGTCGCCGGAACAGGCCGCGCAATTGGGTAAAACCCTTACGCCATTGGGCGCGGAGAAGGCAGGTAATAAGGACGGCACGATTCCCGCCTGGACCGGAGGCTTGGCAAGAAACACGGGTAAAGTGGTCGACGGTTATGTTGAAAATCCGTATGCAGCCGAGAAGCCACTGTTCGTCATTGACGCCAAAAATGTCGATAAATACAAAGACAAGCTGAGCCCTGGGCAGGTGGGTATGTTGAAACGCTACCCGGATACTTATCGCCTGCCGGTGTACACCACTCATCGCAGTGCCGCGGTTCCGGACACCATTTATAAAACTGCCGCTGAAAACGCCTTGACCGCGAAGGTGGTTGATGTTGGCCTGGTTGACTTCAAAGTCGCTTATCCGTTTCCTATGCCGCAAACCGCTTTGGAAGTGATGTGGAATCACATCACCCGATACCGTGGGCCGATTCAACGCTATAACAGCATTCAGGTCACACCGGAAAAAAACGGCGACTTCATACCGGTGAATTTTTACCGGGAGTTTGGCTATCGCGATCAAGTTAAAGCGCTGCAAACGCCAGATACCGACAATGTTTTCTATTTTTTCAAATCGGTCGTGACAACCCCGGCGCGTCTCGCCGGGAATGTGCTGTTGGTTCATGAAACATTGAATCAGGTACAGAATCCGCGCTTGGCCTGGATGTACAGCGGTGGCCAGCGCAGAGTTCGTCGCGCACCACAGGTGGCTTATGACAGCCCTTATACGGGCGCAGAGGGGCAGCGTGTCAGTGATAATGGCGACATGTTCAACGGTGCCATGGATCGTTACGATTGGAAGCTGGTGGGCAAGCGGGAGATGTATATCCCGTATAACGCCTATAGCCTGATGTCGCCGAAACTCAAGTACACCGATATCGTCAGGCCAGGCCATATCAATCCCGATTTGACCCGTTACGAACTTCACCGGGTATGGGAAGTTGAAGCTACGCTGCGACCGGGAGAACGCCATATTTACGCCAAGCGTTCCTATTTCATTGATGAGGACACTTGGCAAATCGTGCTGGCTGACCATTACGACGGCCGCGGCACACTATGGCGCGTAGGCAAAGGCCATCTGACCGAATTGTATGACCAGCAGATTCCATGGTTGGCGGTTGAAACGCTCTACGACTTGTTAAATGGTCGGTATATCGCCTCCGGCATGAAAAACGAAGACCACAATCCAATGGTATTTGGTGGCGAAGCCGTTTCATCCGAATTCACGCCGTCGGCATTGAGAAGCACGGGTATCCGCTAG
- a CDS encoding acyl-CoA dehydrogenase C-terminal domain-containing protein, which produces MLEFNAPLTDMRFVLNEVFAAPALWARLPALAETLDWQTAEAILDEAGRITGALLAPLNRSGDEEGAQWHQGQVRTPVGFKEAYATYTEGGWVGLSGNPQFGGMGMPKMLAVCFEEMLYAANCSFALYSALSSGACLAIDAHASAELKNRYLPPMYEGRWAGSMCLTEAHAGTDLGLIRTRAQAQADGSYRISGSKIFITGGEQDLTENIIHLVLAKLPDAPAGPKGISLFLVPKRLVNDDGSLGDTNAVGCGSIEHKMGIKASATCVMNFDDAQGWLIGEENKGLAAMFTMMNYERLSIGIQGLGCAEASYQNARAYARDRLQSRAPGGPIAANRIADPIIVHPDVRRMLLNMKAMTEGGRAFACYVGQQLDLAKFSDNAGEQQRAAQLVALLTPVAKAFFTDTGLDSCVLGQQVFGGHGYIREWGQEQLVRDVRIAQIYEGTNGIQALDLLGRKVLANGGAALRIFTQEIEQFIQQSNAPYTVELAATVQRLEALSDWLMQHARSDANLVGSSCVEYLQLFGYVAYAYMWARMAGVAKDNSPFHQAKQATAAFFFSRLLPRIESLDTSIRAGSRDLFRLDAEHF; this is translated from the coding sequence ATGCTCGAATTCAATGCTCCGTTAACCGACATGCGCTTTGTGCTGAACGAGGTTTTTGCCGCACCCGCCCTCTGGGCGCGCCTTCCTGCACTGGCAGAGACCCTCGATTGGCAAACCGCCGAGGCGATTCTCGACGAAGCCGGCAGGATCACGGGCGCCCTCCTCGCCCCGCTCAACCGCAGCGGCGACGAAGAAGGCGCGCAATGGCATCAAGGGCAGGTGCGCACGCCCGTCGGCTTCAAGGAGGCCTATGCGACCTATACCGAAGGCGGTTGGGTAGGCTTGAGCGGTAACCCGCAGTTCGGTGGCATGGGTATGCCGAAGATGCTCGCTGTATGCTTCGAAGAGATGCTCTACGCCGCCAACTGTAGCTTTGCGCTGTATTCGGCCCTGAGCTCCGGGGCGTGCCTGGCCATCGATGCGCATGCCAGTGCCGAACTCAAAAATCGCTATTTGCCGCCCATGTACGAAGGCCGCTGGGCCGGGTCGATGTGCCTGACCGAAGCCCACGCCGGCACCGACCTGGGCCTGATTCGAACCCGGGCCCAGGCCCAGGCCGATGGCAGCTACCGCATCAGCGGCAGCAAGATTTTCATCACCGGTGGCGAGCAGGACCTGACTGAAAACATCATCCACCTGGTGTTGGCCAAACTGCCGGATGCACCGGCTGGCCCCAAAGGCATTTCGCTGTTCCTGGTGCCCAAGCGCCTGGTCAACGATGACGGTTCGCTGGGCGACACCAATGCTGTCGGTTGCGGCTCCATCGAACACAAGATGGGCATCAAGGCCTCGGCCACGTGTGTGATGAACTTCGATGACGCGCAAGGTTGGTTGATCGGCGAGGAAAACAAAGGCCTGGCCGCCATGTTCACCATGATGAATTACGAGCGCCTGTCCATCGGTATCCAGGGCCTGGGCTGCGCCGAAGCCTCGTACCAGAATGCACGCGCCTATGCCCGCGATCGGCTGCAAAGCCGCGCACCGGGCGGACCGATTGCAGCCAACAGGATCGCTGACCCGATCATCGTCCACCCCGACGTGCGCCGCATGCTCTTGAACATGAAAGCCATGACCGAAGGTGGCCGCGCGTTCGCCTGCTATGTAGGCCAGCAACTGGACCTGGCGAAGTTTTCCGATAACGCCGGCGAACAGCAGCGGGCCGCGCAACTCGTGGCGCTGCTGACGCCCGTGGCCAAAGCGTTCTTCACCGACACCGGGCTCGACAGCTGCGTACTCGGCCAGCAAGTGTTTGGCGGCCACGGCTACATTCGCGAATGGGGCCAGGAGCAATTGGTTCGCGACGTGCGCATCGCGCAGATCTACGAAGGCACCAACGGCATCCAGGCGCTGGATCTGCTGGGACGAAAAGTGCTCGCTAATGGCGGCGCGGCGCTGCGGATATTCACCCAGGAAATCGAACAATTCATCCAGCAATCGAACGCGCCCTATACCGTCGAACTGGCCGCGACTGTCCAACGCCTCGAAGCCCTCAGCGACTGGCTGATGCAACACGCCAGATCGGACGCCAACCTAGTCGGCAGTTCCTGCGTGGAGTATTTGCAGCTCTTCGGCTACGTGGCCTACGCCTACATGTGGGCACGCATGGCTGGGGTGGCGAAAGACAACAGCCCGTTCCACCAGGCGAAACAGGCGACGGCGGCGTTCTTCTTCAGCCGTTTGTTGCCACGCATCGAGAGTCTGGACACATCGATTCGCGCAGGCAGCAGAGACCTGTTCCGTTTGGATGCGGAGCACTTCTGA
- a CDS encoding alpha/beta fold hydrolase, which produces MSTTSTVFTDGAELTYDIEGTGPLLLLVAGGNGESMRFAPLSAHLANRYTVIKYDRRANGRSGGDKTAEMSMAQAGRDAAAIIEAAGRGKAFVFGNSAGANIALQLTQAHPQLVRGAVIHEPPVSDFLPEPDASKWRAFFDNVYAVFLAEGAGPAMRLFATTMVGFERNVLAAPGDQAGGDHERFLAHEFRHINSFLPDLTALRNGAVPLAMAVGRASTGAFYAQTAHELAKQLPCPCAQVVGNHLGYAFEAEQFANDLDLILKGFPRASE; this is translated from the coding sequence ATGAGTACGACTTCAACCGTTTTTACCGATGGCGCCGAACTGACCTATGACATCGAAGGCACAGGCCCGCTGCTACTGTTGGTGGCAGGCGGAAATGGCGAGAGCATGCGCTTCGCACCGCTATCGGCCCACCTGGCCAACCGCTACACCGTCATCAAATACGATCGCCGCGCGAATGGTCGCAGTGGCGGTGACAAAACCGCAGAAATGAGCATGGCGCAGGCCGGCCGCGACGCGGCCGCCATCATCGAGGCGGCAGGTCGGGGCAAGGCCTTTGTGTTTGGCAACAGCGCTGGCGCCAATATCGCGTTGCAGCTCACTCAGGCTCACCCGCAACTGGTTCGTGGCGCGGTCATTCATGAACCGCCTGTCAGCGACTTCCTGCCTGAACCGGATGCCAGTAAGTGGCGTGCATTTTTTGATAACGTTTACGCCGTTTTCCTTGCAGAAGGCGCCGGCCCTGCCATGCGTCTGTTCGCGACGACGATGGTGGGGTTCGAGCGAAATGTGCTGGCGGCCCCGGGCGACCAGGCCGGTGGCGACCATGAGCGTTTCCTCGCCCATGAATTCCGCCATATCAACAGTTTTTTACCGGACCTGACGGCCCTGCGTAACGGCGCAGTGCCGTTGGCGATGGCCGTTGGGCGGGCCAGTACCGGGGCGTTCTACGCGCAGACTGCTCACGAATTGGCCAAGCAGTTACCCTGCCCGTGTGCGCAGGTGGTCGGCAATCACTTGGGGTATGCCTTCGAAGCAGAGCAATTTGCCAATGACCTGGACCTGATTCTCAAGGGCTTTCCCCGGGCCAGCGAATAA
- a CDS encoding TetR/AcrR family transcriptional regulator: MKKGDQITNTSANHSAGKPKVVLDKRARTRAAILDATFQVIGHEHGRLARVEQITEIAKIARPTFYTYFSSMEELFSALSFELSHDFNNAVTAYSQTFTNAAETKSFAIRSYLTKAAADHQWGWGMINLSYGAPLFGADTNAAAMATVQAGMDSGIFKVTDVRVGRDMVLGAALAGMKTLMSEPCPDDYPETITRHILISLGVTPARADKLVRVPLPDIATLMGYCADSDQPE, from the coding sequence TTGAAGAAGGGAGATCAGATCACGAACACCTCAGCCAACCACTCGGCAGGAAAACCCAAGGTTGTCCTGGATAAGCGCGCACGCACCCGTGCGGCCATACTTGATGCCACCTTTCAGGTTATCGGGCACGAACATGGCAGGCTGGCGCGAGTCGAGCAAATCACCGAAATCGCCAAAATCGCTCGTCCGACGTTCTATACCTACTTCAGCAGCATGGAAGAGTTGTTTTCAGCGTTGTCGTTCGAGTTGAGCCACGATTTCAACAATGCTGTAACGGCTTATTCGCAGACATTCACCAATGCTGCAGAAACCAAGTCGTTTGCAATTCGTTCCTACCTGACCAAAGCCGCCGCGGACCATCAGTGGGGGTGGGGAATGATCAACCTCAGCTATGGCGCACCCCTGTTTGGCGCCGATACCAACGCTGCTGCGATGGCAACGGTGCAAGCGGGCATGGACAGCGGAATCTTCAAGGTTACCGATGTGCGAGTCGGTCGGGACATGGTGCTTGGCGCGGCTTTGGCGGGAATGAAAACGCTTATGAGCGAACCCTGTCCGGATGATTATCCGGAAACCATCACGCGCCACATACTGATCAGCCTGGGAGTAACGCCTGCGCGAGCAGACAAGCTGGTGCGCGTACCGCTTCCGGATATCGCTACGCTGATGGGCTACTGCGCCGATTCTGATCAGCCGGAGTAG
- a CDS encoding amidohydrolase family protein encodes MSKDQNEESTRIPRRNFVTGLIGLAAGAAILPAHANTDPAAAANAPGNTDTPKNLKGRIDVHTHYIPEDYRKALIAAGHSKPSGMPGIPSWSVEQHLSVMDKLGIQTSMLSISAPGLHFGDDQAACKMARYCNEEGAKAVKAHPDRFGLFAVTPLPDVEGALREIDYAFDVLGADGIVMETNFHGLYLGDEKLERVFAAINRRQGTLFIHPTNPHCPCCQDTTALQPLNYPYPMMEFIFETTRAVFNLILSGTLERYPDIKVIVPHAGAAVPLLAERAAAFGAFGVGHQKDKKLHESLRRLYYDLAGFPVPVALDALLHVADPSHILYGSDWPFTPEALAIKLVADLDNATQITSAMHKAFMRENALAIFPRLAKKQSDLASN; translated from the coding sequence ATGTCCAAAGATCAGAACGAAGAATCGACCCGGATTCCGCGACGTAATTTTGTGACCGGTTTGATCGGCTTGGCTGCGGGCGCAGCCATCTTGCCGGCACACGCCAATACCGATCCTGCGGCGGCTGCCAACGCGCCTGGCAATACCGATACACCGAAAAACCTGAAAGGTCGCATCGACGTCCATACGCATTACATTCCAGAGGACTATCGCAAGGCACTCATTGCCGCAGGCCATAGCAAGCCTTCTGGCATGCCGGGTATTCCATCCTGGAGCGTCGAACAGCACCTGAGCGTCATGGACAAGCTCGGCATCCAGACCTCCATGCTGTCGATTTCCGCCCCGGGCCTGCATTTTGGTGACGACCAGGCTGCGTGCAAGATGGCCCGTTACTGTAACGAAGAAGGTGCGAAAGCGGTCAAGGCGCACCCTGATCGTTTTGGATTGTTTGCCGTTACGCCGCTTCCGGATGTGGAAGGCGCACTGCGCGAGATCGACTACGCGTTTGATGTACTGGGCGCCGATGGCATTGTCATGGAAACCAACTTCCATGGCCTGTATCTGGGGGATGAAAAACTCGAACGCGTCTTCGCCGCGATAAACCGTCGTCAGGGAACACTGTTCATTCACCCGACAAACCCCCATTGTCCTTGCTGTCAGGACACCACCGCCTTGCAGCCGCTGAACTATCCGTATCCGATGATGGAGTTCATTTTCGAAACCACTCGCGCGGTGTTCAATCTGATCCTGTCAGGCACCCTGGAGCGTTACCCGGATATTAAAGTCATCGTGCCCCATGCCGGGGCTGCGGTGCCGTTACTGGCTGAGCGTGCCGCCGCGTTTGGCGCATTCGGTGTCGGCCACCAGAAGGATAAAAAACTGCATGAAAGCTTGCGCCGACTGTACTACGACCTGGCGGGTTTCCCGGTTCCGGTGGCGCTGGATGCGCTGTTACATGTGGCTGACCCTTCGCACATTCTGTACGGCAGTGACTGGCCATTTACTCCTGAAGCCCTGGCGATAAAACTGGTCGCCGATCTGGACAATGCGACTCAGATCACCAGCGCCATGCACAAGGCATTCATGCGCGAGAATGCGCTGGCCATTTTTCCGCGCCTAGCTAAAAAACAGAGCGATCTGGCGAGCAACTAA
- a CDS encoding amidohydrolase family protein, giving the protein MKIICIEEHTVDADLANATREAQAAEAGYMADWGSRVVDKHPEGVVNRPYLVPYAESLELARDVGAGRIAEMDKHGIDMQIVSYSGSTQLAPAEQAVELAQALNDRLAEAARANPTRFGGFATLPWQHPQAAADELERAVKSLGMKGTLLTGRPGQTFLDDPRYEPVLAKLNELQVPIYVHPGAPLPQVREAYYGGLDKEVSRGCHSLVGVAQRSRCAGDPHDAQWRL; this is encoded by the coding sequence ATGAAGATTATTTGCATCGAAGAACATACCGTGGATGCTGACCTCGCCAATGCGACGCGTGAAGCGCAGGCCGCAGAAGCGGGATACATGGCGGACTGGGGCAGTCGGGTAGTCGACAAACATCCAGAGGGGGTGGTGAACCGCCCGTATCTGGTGCCTTACGCCGAGTCCCTCGAACTGGCTCGCGATGTGGGGGCCGGACGCATCGCAGAAATGGACAAGCATGGCATCGACATGCAGATCGTCTCATACAGTGGATCAACGCAATTGGCTCCGGCCGAACAAGCTGTGGAGCTGGCGCAGGCGCTGAATGATCGCCTGGCTGAGGCGGCGCGTGCCAATCCCACGCGTTTTGGCGGGTTCGCAACGTTGCCCTGGCAACATCCGCAAGCGGCGGCCGACGAACTTGAGCGGGCCGTTAAAAGCCTTGGCATGAAAGGCACGCTGTTGACTGGCAGGCCGGGCCAAACATTTCTTGATGATCCGCGTTATGAGCCGGTGCTGGCCAAGTTGAACGAACTGCAAGTGCCGATCTATGTTCACCCCGGCGCTCCCTTGCCGCAGGTTCGCGAGGCTTATTATGGGGGCCTGGACAAAGAGGTCAGTCGCGGTTGTCACTCTTTGGTTGGGGTAGCACAACGAAGCCGGTGTGCAGGTGATCCGCATGATGCTCAGTGGCGTCTTTGA
- a CDS encoding acyl-CoA dehydrogenase family protein, which translates to MSAIHPQTTAQTVAASVDKSIALQDYARSLIPTLKARSKETAALGRLPAETIADLEAGGLLSMTTPRQFGGDAVSVRTFLNVVTELARADAGVAWVTALTNVTTWCAATFFGAEAAEEVFRGAKPARVTGVLSPRKAVVKKVEGGYLIEEGIWGFNSGIYHATWDMLGIPLVDASGKVVDQGVALIPVEQIEILNDWNVIGISASGSSSVSVKNVFVPDARIGSVTRAIEGDYPSTHLAGEPLFQTACMPMLAIILAFPALGLGIAALETFLETLPRRSIQYSWYAKQSEAPITHLQVGEASARIEAARTILERHADAMDAAAASGVYMDFQERAKVRRDVGFAETLIWQGVDMLASASGGSLASANNPMTKIWQDARIASLHGIVSPNTNFETYGRILCGMTPGTPFI; encoded by the coding sequence ATGAGTGCGATACACCCGCAAACCACCGCGCAAACTGTCGCCGCCTCGGTTGACAAAAGCATTGCCCTGCAGGACTACGCGCGTTCGCTGATCCCGACATTGAAAGCCCGCAGCAAGGAAACCGCTGCCCTCGGTCGCCTGCCCGCCGAAACCATCGCTGACCTGGAAGCCGGCGGTCTGCTGAGCATGACCACGCCGCGCCAGTTCGGTGGCGACGCGGTATCCGTGCGTACTTTCCTCAACGTAGTGACCGAACTGGCCCGTGCCGATGCCGGCGTGGCCTGGGTCACCGCGCTGACCAACGTCACCACCTGGTGCGCAGCGACTTTCTTTGGCGCTGAGGCCGCCGAGGAAGTCTTTCGCGGTGCCAAACCTGCACGCGTGACGGGCGTACTGTCGCCACGCAAGGCCGTGGTGAAAAAGGTTGAAGGCGGTTATCTGATCGAAGAGGGTATCTGGGGGTTCAACTCAGGCATCTACCACGCGACCTGGGACATGCTGGGCATTCCGCTGGTCGATGCCAGCGGCAAAGTGGTGGACCAGGGCGTCGCGCTGATCCCCGTCGAGCAGATTGAAATTCTCAACGACTGGAACGTGATCGGTATCAGCGCCAGCGGCAGCTCCAGTGTGTCGGTGAAAAACGTGTTCGTGCCGGACGCGCGCATCGGTTCGGTCACCCGGGCCATCGAGGGCGATTATCCGTCCACCCACCTGGCCGGCGAACCGTTGTTCCAGACGGCCTGCATGCCAATGCTGGCAATCATCCTGGCGTTCCCGGCTCTGGGCCTGGGCATTGCGGCGCTGGAAACCTTCCTGGAAACCCTGCCGCGACGCAGCATTCAGTATTCGTGGTACGCCAAGCAATCCGAGGCCCCCATCACCCACCTGCAAGTGGGCGAAGCGTCGGCCAGGATCGAGGCTGCGCGCACCATTCTTGAACGTCATGCCGATGCCATGGACGCCGCCGCGGCTTCTGGCGTCTACATGGACTTCCAGGAGCGCGCCAAGGTGCGTCGCGACGTCGGCTTCGCGGAAACGCTGATCTGGCAAGGTGTCGACATGCTCGCATCGGCCTCCGGGGGCTCGCTGGCTTCCGCCAACAACCCGATGACCAAAATCTGGCAAGACGCCCGGATCGCTTCGTTGCACGGCATCGTTTCCCCGAACACCAACTTCGAAACCTACGGCCGGATCCTTTGCGGCATGACGCCCGGCACGCCGTTTATCTAA
- a CDS encoding amidohydrolase family protein: MMLSGVFEKHPRLQVISGHWGEMVPFYLQRLDDAIPQEASGLSQSITETYKKHVHVTPSGMFDLPHFEFIHKVLGADRIIYSVDYPYLTLSAARAFLENLPISQEDKEKIAYRNAETLFRL, encoded by the coding sequence ATGATGCTCAGTGGCGTCTTTGAAAAACACCCACGGTTGCAGGTTATCAGTGGCCATTGGGGCGAGATGGTGCCGTTCTATCTCCAGCGTCTTGATGACGCTATTCCACAGGAGGCCAGCGGGCTCTCTCAGTCGATAACCGAGACCTACAAAAAACACGTGCATGTCACTCCCAGTGGCATGTTTGATTTACCGCACTTTGAATTCATTCATAAGGTGTTGGGGGCGGATCGGATTATCTACTCGGTCGATTATCCCTACCTGACCCTTTCCGCTGCCCGGGCATTTCTGGAAAACCTGCCGATCAGTCAGGAAGATAAAGAGAAGATCGCCTACCGTAACGCCGAAACGTTATTTCGGTTGTAG